The Pseudomonas sp. LFM046 region ATGGCAGGCCGGCCAGGAGAATCTCCGCCAGCCGGGCATCGCAGGCCATGTAACCGCAGACCAGGCGGGTGATCGGCCCCCCGCCGCCGTAGGCCAATTGCCGTGGCCGGCGTGACAGGACCTGGTCCAGCCGCGCGCCGCTGGCGGGCGCCAGGCCGGGTTGGGAGGTCATGCGATGGGCGTCGCCCTGGGGAAACAGCACGACATCCCCCGCGACCAGGTGTACCGGGCACTCGCGACCGAGTTCGACGAAGCATTCCCCTTGGGTGATCAGGTGGAAGATCACCACGCGCTCGGCTCCGGGCTCCAGCAGGGAGGCCACTGAATCGGCGCGGGGCGACTGGTAGCACCAGGGCGCGCTGAACCGGGCATTGATGAAGATGGCGCCGACCAGGCGGACGACGCGCAGGGTTTCCGAGAGAGCGTCCATCAGCCTTCACCTCAGGCGGCAGTCCTGAAATTCTGGGCGCTCGGGCCTTTTTGCACCGCCTGGCCGGATAAATGGCCATTAACACGGACGATCGGACAAGCCTTGCCGACGCTCGGACAGGACGTCGCTTTGCCGTAGGCGGATAGTTTCCCTGCACGCCCCTTGCTGCCCAATCCACCCAAGGCGTGCCCGCTAGCCAACAACAACGAGGTCACCATGCCCAAGTTCCTCATTGAAAGAGAGATACCGGACGCTGGAAAACTCACGGAACGAGACCTCAAGGCCATTTCGCAGAAGTCCTGCCGAGTGCTCAGAAACATCGGACCAGAGGTGCAGTGGGTCCAGAGCTACGTCACCGACGACAAGCTGTACTGCGTGTACATCGCCGACAGCGAGGAGCTGGTCCGCGAACACGCCCGCCAGGGCGGTTTCCCGGCCACGCGTGTTTCCCGCATCAGCTCCACCATCGACCCGACCACCGCTGAATGAGCCCTCAAATGACCACCGCTATTGATCTCGATGCCCTGAAAAGCCGGCAGATGGCCTCCTGGGCCAGCGGCGACTACGCCGTGATCGGCACCACCCTGCAACTGGTCGGCGAATTGCTGGCCGAGGCCTGCGATATCCGCCACGGCGCCGCCGTGCTGGACGTTGCCGCCGGCAATGGCAACGCCACGCTTGCCGCCGCGCGGCGGGGTGGCCGGGTGACCTCCACCGACTACGTGCCTGCGCTGCTGGAACGGGGCCAGGAACGCGCCCGCGCCGAACGCCTGGAAGTGACCTTCCTGGCCGCCGACGCCGAGAACCTGCCCTTCCCGGACGCCTGCTTCGACGTGGTGCTGTCCACCTTCGGCGTGATGTTCACCCCCAACCAGGCCAGGGCCGCCGCCGAACTGGCGCGGGCCTGCCGTCCCGGTGGGCGCATCGGCCTGGCCAACTGGACCCCCGATGGCTTCATCGGCCAGGTGTTCAAGACCCTGGGTCGCCACCTGCCGCCGCCTCCCGGCGTACAGCCGCCGTCGCTCTGGGGTGTGGAAAGCCATCTGCGCGAACTGTTCGACGACAGCGCCCGGGAAATTTCCGTGGCGCGCCGCCTGTTTAATTTTCGCTATCAGTCGGCCGCCCACTTCATCGAGGTCTTTCGCACGTGGTACGGACCGGTCCACAAAGCCTTCGCCGCCCTCCCCCCTGACGGCGCCGAGGCCCTGGAGCGCGACCTGACCGAACTGCTGGAGCGCTACAACCGCGCCGGACCGGAGTCGCTGATCGTGCCGAGCGAGTACCTGGAGGTGGTGATCACCCGAAGCTGAGGTGAAGGTCGTACTGGCTCCTGTGGGGGCGAATTCATTCGCAAAGGGCGCGCAGCGTCCCCTGAGATTTCGAGGGTCAACCCGTCGGTCCGGTTAGCGAATGAATTCGCCCCCACAATTACGGTACGCATCCCACGAAGCGGGACTTAGAGCCAGGATCACTACCGCATGACACCTGACCCCAGGAGCGCATGGCGCACCCTACCAGCACCTTTGCTACGGCGTTCCCGTCCGATAACCGCACAGAACCCCTTGCGGCAAATTGACCAAATTAACTAACTGGTACATTTTCATCTC contains the following coding sequences:
- a CDS encoding class I SAM-dependent methyltransferase codes for the protein MTTAIDLDALKSRQMASWASGDYAVIGTTLQLVGELLAEACDIRHGAAVLDVAAGNGNATLAAARRGGRVTSTDYVPALLERGQERARAERLEVTFLAADAENLPFPDACFDVVLSTFGVMFTPNQARAAAELARACRPGGRIGLANWTPDGFIGQVFKTLGRHLPPPPGVQPPSLWGVESHLRELFDDSAREISVARRLFNFRYQSAAHFIEVFRTWYGPVHKAFAALPPDGAEALERDLTELLERYNRAGPESLIVPSEYLEVVITRS
- a CDS encoding DUF4242 domain-containing protein; protein product: MPKFLIEREIPDAGKLTERDLKAISQKSCRVLRNIGPEVQWVQSYVTDDKLYCVYIADSEELVREHARQGGFPATRVSRISSTIDPTTAE